In Methanofastidiosum sp., one genomic interval encodes:
- a CDS encoding type II toxin-antitoxin system PemK/MazF family toxin, whose protein sequence is MKKMTSGTIFRQREIVLGLFPFDDKNEFKKRPCVIVSNEKYNINHNTVIAIPITSKIRNFEDSIIIDDVDLEEGHLVKKSEILPFKIFTINKSLMLKSIGMISLETAKEIEGIISKIIEIDI, encoded by the coding sequence ATGAAGAAGATGACCTCTGGGACAATCTTTAGGCAAAGAGAAATAGTGCTTGGCCTGTTTCCTTTTGATGATAAAAATGAATTTAAGAAGAGGCCTTGCGTCATCGTTTCTAATGAAAAGTATAACATAAATCACAATACCGTTATAGCCATACCTATCACAAGCAAGATCAGGAATTTTGAAGATAGCATTATCATTGACGATGTTGATCTGGAAGAAGGGCACCTCGTCAAGAAAAGTGAGATATTGCCGTTCAAAATATTTACTATCAACAAATCTCTAATGCTAAAAAGTATTGGCATGATCAGTTTAGAAACGGCAAAAGAGATAGAAGGAATTATCTCAAAAATTATTGAAATTGACATTTAG